The DNA window GAATCCGCGCCATAGCCAGCATTTGCTGCTCACCTCCCGATAGCTTGGTACCTTGACTAAACCGACGCTCGTAAAGGTTCGGGAACATGGTGTAAATTTCTTCGAGGCTTAGACCACCGCTCCGAACAACCGGCGGCAGCGTCAGGTTCTCCTGCACGCTGAGCGACGCAAAAATACCTCTGTGTTCAGGGCAATATCCCACACCCAATCGGGCAATGTGGTGGGGTGCGCACCGCATGGTGTCTTCACCGTTGATCGAAATAGTGCCGGTACGCCGTCCCACCATGTTCATGATGGCTTTAAGAGTAGTACTTCGTCCTGCGCCATTGCGGCCCAGCAAGGTCACCAACTCGCCTCGAT is part of the Marinobacter sp. JH2 genome and encodes:
- a CDS encoding ABC transporter ATP-binding protein encodes the protein MSHSDREYEQLRLSGLHAFYGESHILHGIDMVVNRGELVTLLGRNGAGRSTTLKAIMNMVGRRTGTISINGEDTMRCAPHHIARLGVGYCPEHRGIFASLSVQENLTLPPVVRSGGLSLEEIYTMFPNLYERRFSQGTKLSGGEQQMLAMARILRTGANMLLLDEITEGLAPVIVEKLGEVLIALKNKGLTIVLVEQNFHFAAPLADRHYVMEHGQIVEEIHANELAAKQSVLDGYLGV